A genomic region of Caenorhabditis elegans chromosome V contains the following coding sequences:
- the F35E12.6 gene encoding CUB-like domain-containing protein (Confirmed by transcript evidence): MLCQVSALVFLVTLNVVAAQFSCPTTHITKDNGIFGAIPTGAASMVTVPAGVDCTYFFDIPKGFAVKLETTALYDVSPGDSIRFDYFYISSPAEKRIEFAVNQTLPFHVVSVTGNLQFFATYTYIDMTGYQQVVQPTGTFFNSTLEANKYLTFKSAENEQVAVKYGSLQSGFADSSIYEIFVFDGNDITNAEYLGRFTELYHAPQYAIYSTSNTLTFLNLYRTPSNSMLLANDASVIENYEVYNIMVLDSVNPYSGYMSNYYDDADAYFTVICDGCSSINIKTLIFDSKYKNGAGYLEVAEMSPTQKLPAKLNYPASTSPSNRLPQLISSQMATFHTFNARVTYGIQGVN, from the exons ATGCTGTGTCAAGTCTCTGCTTTGGTTTTCCTAGTGACTTTGAATGTGGTGGCTGCACAGTTCA GCTGCCCAACAACCCACATCACAAAAGACAATGGTATCTTTGGAGCTATTCCAACTGGAGCCGCTTCAATGGTGACAGTTCCAGCTGGAGTAGACTGCACATacttt TTCGACATTCCAAAAGGATTTGCAGTGAAACTTGAGACAACTGCACTGTATGATGTCTCACCTGGAGATTCTATCAGATTTGATTACTTCTA CATTTCTTCTCCAGCTGAGAAAAGAATTGAATTTGCTGTCAACCAGACACTTCCTTTCCATGTGGTATCAGTCACTGgtaatctacaattttttgcaaccTACACCTATATTGACA TGACGGGCTACCAACAAGTGGTGCAACCAACTGGAACATTCTTCAACTCTACTCTCGAGGCAAACAAGTATTTGACTTTCAAATCAGCAGAGAACGAACag GTAGCAGTTAAATACGGTTCTCTTCAAAGTGGATTTGCCGATAGTTctatttatgaaattttcgttttcgatgGAAACGATATCACAAATGCGGAGTATTTGGGAAGATTCACTGAGCTTTACCATGCACCACAATATGCAATTTACTCCACTTCTAATACTCTCACATTCTTGAACTTGTACCGTACTCCATCTAATTCAATGTTACTTGCAAACGACGCATCAG tcatCGAAAACTATGAAGTTTACAACATTATGGTTCTGGACTCTGTCAACCCGTATTCTGGATACATGTCCAACTACTATGATGATGCTGATGCATACTTTACTGTCATTTGTGATGGTTGCTCCAGTATTAACATCAAAACTCTGATTTTCGATTCAAAGTATAAG AATGGCGCCGGATATCTCGAGGTCGCTGAAATGTCCCCAACTCAAAAACTTCCAGCAAAGCTCAACTACCC agcatCCACAAGCCCAAGCAACCGTCTCCCACAATTGATTTCTTCACAAATGGCAACTTTCCACACTTTCAATGCACGTGTCACGTATGGCATTCAAGGTGTTAATTGA